The proteins below come from a single Aegilops tauschii subsp. strangulata cultivar AL8/78 chromosome 6, Aet v6.0, whole genome shotgun sequence genomic window:
- the LOC109754053 gene encoding uncharacterized protein — protein MPNASCFTWPRRGAEESRPRWGDCSLHGLNIKVAGSVPDMGALPGGGSRPITIPPYFWGEGPVAQLARRFGWKVKPRKGGGFPVHAGYSEARALVGKGAVADLRRLSRQAEDMVAEGGTDVVDVGCDLLNSEVMNSFLNVADIATSGIVSEPALRAIYDAYAATVAQMLTQRWHEPVARMAAALYTWHIQNDRHMFLRRALLGWPKARKSPARPQREADFNEVFDADFHTTGFSRHLDPEYACDGGEETCNHVRRFLDRQDEDLLGAFWSSLVTSPLEYVRQGEVDEQREYHLVESSRLQMAQLFSKGLVVEMVWLINHANHHTWQVNYLFEAAMFGSILDGGALIGKLDRAEGEEEQDRKIE, from the exons ATGCCGAATGCATCATGTTTCACATGGCCTCGCCGGGGTGCGGAGGAATCCCGCCCCCGCTGGGGCGACTGCTCTCTCCATGGCCTCAACATTAAGGTCGCCGGGTCGGTGCCGGACATGGGTGCTCTCCCCGGAGGCGGCTCCAGGCCAATTACAATCCCTCCATATTTCTGGGGTGAGGGTCCGGTGGCCCAGTTGGCGAGGCGGTTTGGCTGGAAGGTGAAGCCGAGGAAAGGTGGTGGCTTCCCCGTGCATGCGGGCTACTCGGAGGCGAGGGCCTTGGTCGGCAAGGGAGCCGTGGCGGATCTGCGAAGGCTGTCTCGCCAGGCGGAAGACATGGTGGCGGAG GGTGGCACCGACGTCGTCGACGTGGGCTGCGACCTGCTCAACTCCGAGGTCATGAACTCGTTCCTCAACGTGGCCGACATCGCCACCTCGGGCATCGTGAGCGAGCCCGCGCTGCGGGCAATCTACGACGCCTATGCCGCCACGGTCGCGCAGATGCTCACCCAAAGGTGGCACGAGCCCGTGGCCAGGATGGCCGCCGCGCTGTACACGTGGCACATTCAAAACGACCGGCACATGTTCCTCCGTCGTGCTCTCCTTGGATGGCCCAAGGCCCGCAAGTCGCCGGCGCGGCCCCAGCGCGAGGCAGACTTCAACGAGGTCTTCGACGCCGACTTCCACACCACCGGCTTCAGCAGGCACCTCGACCCCGAGTACGCCTGCGACGGCGGCGAGGAGACCTGCAACCACGTCCGCCGCTTCCTCGATCGCCAGGATGAGGACCTGCTCGGCGCCTTCTGGTCGTCTCTCGTCACCAGCCCGCTCGAGTACGTCCGGCAGGGCGAGGTGGATGAGCAGCGCGAGTACCACCTCGTCGAATCCTCGCGCCTGCAAATGGCCCAGCTCTTCTCcaagggcctcgtcgtcgaaATGGTCTGGCTGATCAACCATGCGAACCACCACACCTGGCAGGTGAACTACCTGTTCGAGGCCGCCATGTTTGGCAGCATCCTGGACGGCGGAGCATTGATAGGGAAGCTCGACCGGGCAGAGGGCGAGGAAGAGCAAGACCGAAAGATCGAGTAA